TTTAGAGTAAACTACACGTTAAAGGATAGCAAACATGTGTCGGTTGAGGAGAAGATGGCTATGTTTTTGATGATGATCGGTCATAACCAACGTTATGTGATTATCAAGCGGAGATTTCAACACTCAAAGCAAACAATTCATAAGTTTTTTCATGAAGTGTTCGACAAAATGTTGCTTTTTGCACATGACATTATAGTGCTAACTTCTTTTAATCCGAATCCAAACATTCTGGAACATAATAGGAGGCTACGACGGGTGTTCAAAGGAGCAATTGGTGCACTTGATGGCACATTGATACATGTTGTTGTCCCTGCAAACAAACGAGATTTATATAGAAGTAGGGGAAAAGGCGATTGTTACCAAAACGTATTGGCAATATGTGACTTCAACATGATGTTTACGTTTGTTGTGGCGGGTTGGGAAGGGATAGCACACGATTCTAGAATTTTATCAGAAGCATTAGCAAATCCACATGCACCATTCCCGCTTCCACCACCAGGTAAATTTATGgttatttaaataattttatcTTAGCTTGAAAAAATaaatgacttttatttttatttttttacagacaaatattatctttgtgatgccgCTTATGCAAACATTCGAGGTTTTATGGCACCGTACCGTAATGTAAGGTATTGGCTTGGAGATTTTCGTCGAAGACGTGCATTAAcgaataaagaaaaatttaaccATGCACACACAAAACTCCGGAATGTCATTAAGCGTGCCTTTGGTGTCTTGAAAGCACGATTCCCTATATTGAAGAGGATGGCACACCATTCTCATTGGTTACACAACGAAACATTACACTAGCATGCTTTGCGCTTCATAATTTTATAAGAAGAGAGGGACTACGTGATGAGTTTTTTGCACGATATGATGAACCAAATGTCTCGGTTCGGAATAACAATGCAGTCGTTGATAATGATAAAGATGTGATTCCAACACATGGTACTGCAGCGAACCGTGAATATATGACCCAGTTAAGAGATGAAATTGCCGAACAATTGATGCAAAATATGGAATGAAAATTATTAAAGTTTTgttgtataaattttatttaaaaatgttattGTAAGACTAATTTGGTTGTTTGaattttatttcaatgttttaagactacaattattaaattttaggtattaaaaactattttcggtttattaaattattttattataaattttttaatatctgcagccgttaaaaaaacaaacatgcttctcATTATAGTCTGCAAcactttggtccacctcttctgctgcagagggctgcagaggtggtccgcagacttcagaCAGTTTCACTTCGgaaaaacaaacaacacataAATGGAGCTGATGAACGTTACCCACATGTAATGATCCATATCCACGACCCACACTCATATGTATCAGAAGCACTCATACCATGGTCCCCTACACGATGATGGATAACACATTAAAGGGAACTCTCGTGTCTCCTTCGATGACACTAGACTTATGGTTGGCACCCCAAATGCatgatccatatatatatatatatatatatatatatatatatatatatatatatatatatatatatatatatatatatatatatatatatatatatatatcctcgaGTTTGAACACGTCAGCAGCCCCACAACCATACCGTGCATGGTTCCCTATCAAAGAACTTAAGAAAATCAAGTCGTGTCACATAACATGACAGGAAGGTGATAAACGACACCCCTAAAATGACATCAATCTATATATGTGGCCCATGCGTATCCCCGTACCATGGTCCCAGGGTTAGAGCACATGAATGAAAATCTGTGTCTTGACCTATGATACTAGATCAAGCTGATGACCGGTACCTCCATGCAATGATCCATATCTATGACCTACACTCATCTATACCACATGCACTTGTATCGTGGTCCCCTGCCTGATGATGGAGAATACACGAAAGGGAGGTCTCGTGTCTCGTTCTAAGAGAGTAGATTGATGGCCGACACCCCCAATGTATCATCCATATATATCCTCGGGTTTAAACACGTAGTTGGCCCCGCAAATACACCATGCAATGTCCCCTGTCGAAGAACACAAGAAAATTAGGTCGTGTTCGGCCATAAGAACATGGTGATGACCGACACCGCTAGAATGACATCAATTCGTATCCATGATCCACACACATCCCCGCACCATGGTCCATAGGCCAAGACTATAGGAATGTAAATCCGTGTCTCGACCCATTTATCATGAGtactttttttcttatttatcacTTGATTATACAATCTAGCAAtaagtattttgtttttttatttgaacATCAAACCTAATAAAAACAACTCTAAATTCActataaaattcaaaaaattgtGTAATTTTTCAATCAAATCATACATTAAAAGCATCCcttcaaaaatataattttaatctattaattattaatttttttattatttattttaactttttatttatcTACTCATTATATAttgatattattattttatttatgaaGTGGAAAAATCAAATTAACAAGAGAGAAATATGAGTTCCCTTATATAAAATTCAATCCTAAATTTTAGTTCCCTCTAAATCCCAAAATAAAAGGTTTCAAATAGCCCAAAATTTCAATTCCCTCCATATACATACTTTACGTTGAAAAATTCATTTTACATAACCGATAGTCTTTAAACAAAATtcattgtttcattattgttgTCAGTGTTTTTGGTTTCCATATATAAGCATATTTTTTTCGATTTCTAGCTAAATTTCTATACTAATGGATGCCATCGACGAGGAAAAGCAATTCGATAACCATGGAAACAAATATGAGATTTTCAGCGATGACccagaaaaaaaaaaagcaaagatGCTTCATCATCCGGTGCTGaaattacttttaaaattatttttgagAATGATGAAGGTTGTAAAACCTCGATCTAGATATCAATCCAAATCACTAGATTGGTTTGGAATCCCAATTCTAGTGAATGACACAAATCGTAAATATGAACTAATAATACAAagatgaatcttcaatgcacGCTATATTGACTAATAGCCTAGTACATAAGACTCTATATAAATCTTggttctctctgtctctctcaaaACTCGAAAACAATCAACTAGAATGACCCCCCCCTAAACACGGCTGAAACAATACAATATATACATAGACCTAATTACAAAGGACCAACCCAAAGCCCAACCGAGAGCATCATTAAGCCCACCaaaatcacatggtgatttcaGTCAAAACACCACCGAATTCATCGTGTTTTTGGTCCTAGGCTGAGAACTCTAAAAGCTACCTAAAGTAAAGTATAAAACACAAATCATGTCCCagcaatctcccccttggtttataactttctttttgtTTCAATCTTTGCTTTGTTCTTGACTTTCAGCTTTTATCTTCGATTTATTTACGACTTCAATATGAACATATGAATTTCTACAtgagtgacttcatcttgagtagTTGGACTTCcttaaaatttgactttgaacaCACATTAGGTATAAAGGCTTCTTGTATAGGTTCTTGAAAATCAGCACTTTCAACTTTGAAATACATGAGAGATAACAACAGAGAGACTAATTCTTCCGGATCGCTTCAGTAAGTTCATAGATACGAGCAAagtgattgaggaggcttcagtGGAATTTGTCACATAACTTCAAATACAACTTCACTTTGCTTCTGGGGGTGAAAGGTTGTgtgttgaaaaataatcttcacttcTTTCATCGATCACAGATGCGTCTTGAAAAGTAACCATGACTAAAAAGTCCCTGtggatcacataatcataaagacccttctcaccacagttgttcaTGGACCCAGCCTTAGCTCAGATGGAGACTACTCGTTGTATCTGTGTGAACATGAAGGAACGCACTGTGATTTGTTGAGTATGGGAGAACTACTAATGGATATTTTTGATGTTATCCCCTGCATATCCTTAATCAAAGATCTTAATACAGTTTTTCAAGTTaacaagttaacttggcccttgACGAGACGTTCAATGGTTTCTGAATCTCATCTGATTGTACCATACTAGTGTCAGTGAGAGTTAATTAGGAATAACTTACAAAACCATCCTGTGACAATAGTATTCGAAGAAATATTTCCACAGTTTAGCATGACATGGGGTCAAGGCTCTTTGGTGGGACATTCAGCAATAATCGTGCATTGTGAGGTGCATCCGCCTAGTGCCAATAACTGTTAATTCCTTACCTGTGGAGAATGTATCCGAGAATACACTTGAGTCTCCACAGTTTTGCATAACAAAAAGAATGTCAAGACCCTGGGCGGGATTTTCAATGATATCTATTTGCCGGGTGGGTGAATCGCCCTAGTGACCTGAGAACAGCAAGAAGATCCAGCAACATATTCAGCCTCAGCTGTAGAAGTGGACACACtttgttgtttcttgcactgccacgaGATTAGTCTGTCTCTTAAAGAATTGACATCCAACACTTGTAGAATTCCTGTCAATGTCACAACTTCCATGTTTCTGTCAGTAAAAACATAAAGATCATATTCATGAGTTTTAGAATACCAGAAACCCAATTTAGGTGTCCCTTTAAGGTACCTAAAAATTCGTTTGACAGCAATTAAATGAGAAAGTTTTGTATTAGCCTGATGGTGCATGCATTAATAGACTGCAAAGAATATATATAGTCTGCTAG
The genomic region above belongs to Lactuca sativa cultivar Salinas chromosome 4, Lsat_Salinas_v11, whole genome shotgun sequence and contains:
- the LOC111903759 gene encoding uncharacterized protein LOC111903759, whose translation is MTGHEFTLELLHHNPLQCVEVPRMSCESFVRLCAHFRVNYTLKDSKHVSVEEKMAMFLMMIGHNQRYVIIKRRFQHSKQTIHKFFHEVFDKMLLFAHDIIVLTSFNPNPNILEHNRRLRRVFKGAIGALDGTLIHVVVPANKRDLYRSRGKGDCYQNVLAICDFNMMFTFVVAGWEGIAHDSRILSEALANPHAPFPLPPPDKYYLCDAAYANIRGFMAPYRNVSTIPYIEEDGTPFSLVTQRNITLACFALHNFIRREGLRDEFFARYDEPNVSVRNNNAVVDNDKDVIPTHGTAANREYMTQLRDEIAEQLMQNME